One genomic window of Candidatus Palauibacter australiensis includes the following:
- a CDS encoding GNAT family protein, whose translation METREFEMRTERLLLRPHRPEDVDDIFEYARDPEWGRYLTAPMPYLREHAVEFVEDRIRTSRDLWPVWAMVLEGRVVGGIGIEIDVDYATGALGYSLAREHWGRGLTAEAARAVVDWAFRERGLAKVYAYADARNTASLRVMEKLGMTREGTLRGHRTLREERVDDVYYGLLREEWEGR comes from the coding sequence ATGGAGACACGTGAGTTCGAAATGAGGACGGAGCGGTTGCTGCTCCGGCCGCACCGTCCGGAGGACGTGGACGACATATTCGAGTACGCCCGCGATCCGGAGTGGGGCCGGTATCTGACGGCGCCGATGCCCTACCTCAGGGAGCACGCGGTGGAGTTCGTGGAGGACCGGATCCGCACGTCACGGGACCTGTGGCCGGTGTGGGCGATGGTCCTGGAAGGGAGGGTTGTCGGGGGCATCGGGATCGAGATCGACGTCGACTATGCGACGGGAGCCCTGGGCTACTCGCTGGCAAGGGAGCACTGGGGCCGAGGCCTGACGGCGGAAGCGGCCCGCGCTGTCGTCGACTGGGCGTTCCGCGAGCGCGGGCTCGCGAAGGTGTACGCGTATGCCGATGCGCGGAATACGGCGTCTCTCAGGGTGATGGAAAAGCTGGGCATGACCCGCGAGGGGACGTTGCGCGGCCACCGGACCTTGCGGGAGGAGCGGGTCGACGACGTGTACTACGGACTCCTCAGGGAAGAGTGGGAGGGGCGCTGA